The following proteins come from a genomic window of Nycticebus coucang isolate mNycCou1 chromosome 11, mNycCou1.pri, whole genome shotgun sequence:
- the YKT6 gene encoding synaptobrevin homolog YKT6, with translation MKLYSLSVFYKGEPRTVLLKAAYDVSSFSFFQRSSVQEFMTFTSQLIVERSAKGTRSSVKEQEYLCHVYVRNDSLAGVAIADNEYPSRVAFTLLEKVLDEFSNQVDKKDWPVGSPATIGYTSLDSHLSRYQNPREADPMSKVQAELDETKIILHNTMESLLERGEKLDDLVSKSEVLGTQSKAFYKTARKQNSCCAIM, from the exons ATGAAGCTGTACAGCCTCAGTGTATTCTACAAAGGCGAGCCCAGAACTGTGCTACTCAAAGCCGCGTACGACGTGTCTTCCTTCAGcttcttccagaggtccag TGTTCAGGAATTTATGACCTTCACAAGTCAACTGATTGTGGAGCGCTCAGCGAAAGGCACCAGATCATCTGTCAAAGAACAAG AGTATCTGTGCCACGTCTATGTTCGGAATGACAGTCTTGCAGGTGTGGCCATTGCTGACAATGAATACCCATCCCGGGTGGCCTTTACCTTGCTGGAGAAG GTACTAGATGAATTCTCCAACCAGGTGGACAAGAAAGACTGGCCAGTAGGATCTCCTGCCACAATCGGTTACACATCCCTGGATAGTCACCTTAGTAGATACCAG AACCCCAGAGAAGCTGACCCCATGAGCAAAGTGCAGGCTGAACTAGACGAGACCAAAATCATTCTG caCAACACCATGGAATCTTTGTTAGAGCGAGGTGAGAAGCTAGATGACTTGGTGTCCAAATCCGAGGTGCTGGGGACGCAGTCTAAAGCCTTCTATAAAACT GCCCGGAAACAAAACTCCTGCTGTGCAATCATGTGA